AAAGGATCAAGACACTCTTTGGATGTTGCTTCGTGCAGCAAAATGTTTACAACTTCAAGGGCTATTTGAAATGATCCGCGATATTCTTGTTCAAAACACTCAGAAAAATGTCCCGGAAGTAGAGCAAGAATCTAATTCTTTCGAGCTGCGTGTAAAGGTTTTTTTTCTTGCAGCCACCAAGTTCACTGCATGTTAACCACTGACATGTTCCTTACATTTTGTTATATAAACTTTTTCAATTGATGCAGGGAGATGAGCTAGAGCGTCAGAAAAATCCAAAGGTCGATATACGTACTAGGCTTTCACATAAACTGTTGGAAAAACAGAAGAAAAAGCTCAACGAGGTAGTGaacttaaaggtaaaattactATCATCTTCAATGTGATGACCATCACTGGTACTATTCTAAGATTTATTTTTTGTATCATTTGCATTGTTATTGGTTGATGTTCTTCCTTATATAGAAAGCGGAGGCAGAACTGGAGGTTCAGAAGCGTGAAGATCGTTCAATTGATGACCTCCTTTCTTTTATCAACGGAGATGGAGGTATTGCCATCTTTTTGCTCCAATTTTTTATGTGTGTCCTGTACTGGATTAAATATATCTGCAATTAGAATTGTTCGCATATTTTAAATTAGATACATTTCTGGTCCTTTTTCTTTTGAGAGGACTAGTAGTCCTTTATGTGTTGTTGGTAGCCTGTTTTTCTTTTCATGATGCCATATCAAAACACAAAAAGAATGGCTTGCAATTTTACgtagaaaatgaaagatgttaGGTGAATCCCAACAATTTTAAAGAGAAAACCATGTTTGCCAATAAAATTATTTAGACGGTGAGACATGCATCCGATCAAATCAAAAAGAAACATACTACTACTAGCATGACTAAGCAGCCATGTTTTCATATATTAGTCGTATCGTTATACGTTAAAGTGTGTTTAATATACTCTTTTGATAAGTTTAGTGCAGCTTCGGTATCTAGTCTGTTTTAAGTAACGAAGATTGTGAAAATTCTCCACACCTACTCATAGTGATTTGCTCATCTCCAAATGATACACAAATTATacaattattttttttcttttgtagTACAAAGTGATCTTTTTTAAGGTTTTTGTGGCGTGGTTAGCACATGGCATCTTTCCAATGATTCTTTAGGCACTTAGCTGATAGTTTTCCCTTGCTTCAAACCCTACAGTTTCATAGTGTAGTTTAATGAAGACAAGGAGATTTTATTTTTCATAATGCAAAACATCAATATTAATTAGGTCCATCATATATGCAGATACCAAAGGGGGTCAAACCtcaaagaagaagaaaaagaaccGTATCAAAGGGAAGGAGAAAAAGAAAACTCTTTCCGGTAGTGCTTTTGCTTCAACCGAGGCCCCTGCTTTAAAGGAAGTTTCCGAGAACCGTGAGCAGGTCAGGCACATGAAGTCCATTGTTTTATTGTTGGTTATTTCCGACACTTCTTCCCGGTAGTGTATTGTGTTGTTTGTTACTGCAAAATTTCATGCATAATTTGAAGTACCTAAGAAGATGTATGTTAACATTTTAGGACATGAATGAATCCGGTTCTGCAAATCGTAGTGGTTTTGCTGATGATGCATTAAAGATATTGGGCACTCAAGATGAGAGCTTCAATGTAGAGGGAGATTATGATGATAATGATCTGGATCCTGCAAAGATGAAAGAAATTGATAGGTTAGCCTGTTAATTTTATCATTTACAATATTTTTGGATCACCATACTTTTAAAACTTCTCTTGGGAGTTGTAAGACAATTATCTCAGTACAGAAAATTGACAGGGATACCGGTACTTTTAAGTTTATGAGTGTGTTAGATATAACTCATTCATTTGAGGGAACTGTAtgatatgtgtgtgtgtattaaCTTCAATATCTAGACCTGACGTCAAAGCAACGAGAAACAATAAATtttttagggaataacaataTAACATTATTTTTTTCCTGTGGATGTTCGACAAATTTACATTTTACAAAGACGATAAggtataaaataatattttcttggaagtAAAAGATAAAAGAGTTTACCAAAAAAGATTTTGATATGGAGATTCATTTGCCGAACATTTCCTCGACTAGGTGATGCTGAGGCCATTTACTAATCACGGCCTTTTGAATTTCGTCCGATTGTTGTAGAAATTGTGATGATAATTGATAAAtacataattattatatataagcAAAAATTAAACAATATGAATTTGTATCATTAT
This genomic interval from Apium graveolens cultivar Ventura chromosome 8, ASM990537v1, whole genome shotgun sequence contains the following:
- the LOC141678501 gene encoding SKP1-like protein 21 isoform X3; the protein is MIFGYFQFSGVPSHSCECQFYIDEFLKKDKHTLWMLLRAANFLQLQGLFEMIRDILVRYPQKRIPEVQQDLFKSFEHCLKMAEPIYLRTATYDYLEVDIKLGRQCPYICDALECGFGFSRSHPVCLSPVVEKEAVEMIFGYFQLSRVPGDSCECQFSFDEFLKKDQDTLWMLLRAAKCLQLQGLFEMIRDILVQNTQKNVPEVEQESNSFELRVKGDELERQKNPKVDIRTRLSHKLLEKQKKKLNEVVNLKKAEAELEVQKREDRSIDDLLSFINGDGDTKGGQTSKKKKKNRIKGKEKKKTLSGSAFASTEAPALKEVSENREQDMNESGSANRSGFADDALKILGTQDESFNVEGDYDDNDLDPAKMKEIDRDVEELAKRFLEWELELKRRAELKRTYSCNI